ACATCCTTCAAAGGAAAGCAGAATGCCCTCTTAGCGAGGGCATTTTTATAACTCCTTTTTGTTTTTTTGGGGGGGCGGCCCCGACTGTCTTCGCCATCTTGGGGGGACTATGAAGACTGTCTATGCCGCCGTTGTTAAACGATGAAGCGCGATTACTCTGCTTTGGTCGCTTCGGCCAATAGCATTAACTTCACGCTAGCAACCAGATCAAAGTCCATTGCCGCAACAATAGCGTGCATCACAATGAGTAGAGATTTGTATTCATAGTCATGGGCCTCAATGTAATCCTTTGCAGCGGAGTAGCCCTGCGCTCTGAACACACCCATTAAATCAACGGCGCGCTCTTCGCGAGTAATGGGGCGCTCAACTGGCGTCACACCCAGTTGCTCCACCGTCTTCTCCGCTAGTGTCCAGACTGACCACGGATTTTGTCCCGTAATGACATTACCGTCAGCGACCACCATGTTGAGGTAGTCAGAGGTGGACGCAAAGGTCGCACCCTGCTCCTTCAGACCATCTTCCAAGAGAAAACCAAACACCTGCTCGGCTTCAGGAATCAGCAGTAGCTCTTCACTATTGGTGAAGGAGGTGACTGACTTACCCGCCAAGAGATTAGTGCCGTCCGGCAGTGACACATTCAATAGCGCCGCAGGGCCATGACATACCGCCGCAATGACTCCGCCCTGGCTATACATGTCGGCGGTGAAAGACTTAATTGCTAAGTTGTCCACAAAGTCGAACATCGTCCCTTTGCCACCCACGAAGTAAACGGCGTCATAATCGGCGGGGTTCAAGTCATCGATGACCAAGGTATTCTGTAGCTGAGCTTGAATCTCAGGGTGATTAAGGAAGGCGTAGCTATAGTGCTCCATATCATCTTTGTCCAAGATCATAGGTGCATCGCCGCCCTGCGTACTGGCGATATCTACCTCAAAGCCGTTGACGCTGAATACCCAGTAAGCTCTTGCCAGTTCCGTGAGCTCATAGCCAGTGCGCTTACCGCTGGTGCCCATTTCATCCACACTGGTTACTACCGCCAAGATACGGCCATTGGTTTCGCCGGTAGCCGCAGCTAGGTAGGGAATATCCTGCGCTTGGCTATCCTCAAAGTTTTCCAAGCCAGTGTCTGGGACGAAGCTCAAAATCCAGAGAATGGGTGCCGCAATGAGGACGGCTAATACACCCAAGGTTACAGCACTGCGAATAGCAATTTTTTTAATGTTCATAATTATGATCTCCAATTTATGTACCGCTAACTTAACCAAGTGGCGGTAAAATCGGAGTCAATTAATGTGAAAAACTATTTCGAACTCGGAATCGTTGAGCTTTAGCTCCGTTGTTAGCGCTAATTTCTCTGCAATTCGGCGCACCAAATACAAGCCCTGACCCACGCCAGAGCTATTGTCGTTGCGAACGCCTGGCGCCATGACATTGGTCTGCTTTAGCGGCGTAGTTTGATTGCGGAAGGAAAGCTTACTGGCCGATACCTCAATGTACAGGTGGGGCAAGTTAGCATGGCGGATAGCGTTTTGGATGAGATTGAGAAACAGTAATTTGCTCAGTACCCTATTGCCGTTGATCACCAGCGAGTGATCACCGCTGAGATCAATGGAGAACTCACCCGACAAAACCTGCGGTTGTTCAATCGCCAACTGCTCAATACAGCCCATGACATTGATAGTTTCCTGGGCCAGCGATTCCTCTCTTGCCAGTGCTAAGAGTACCTCAATGGTATTGGCAAGGTCTGCATTAATCCGTTCAAGCTGGTCGACCTCCGTGGCGGTTAATGCTCTCTCGTTAGCCATCACAAGAAGGTTATTAAAAGCCGTAAGCGGTGTTTTCAGTTCGTGCCCCACATCGGTAGTGAAATCGCGCTCGCGCTGAAGGATTCGTTCAATTTTACTAAAGCTGGCCTCGAACGTGGTGGCCAATGCATTGAGCTCGAAGGGGAGCTGAGGCATAGGACTTGCAGCGTTTGCCCGCTGGCTAACCGCGGCCGATAAATCCAATACGGGCTTAGTTACTCGATTAGCAATTTTTAGCGCCACGAATACCGCCACCAGCGTGAGGAGAACAAACACAAAGACAAACACCACGAACGCCCCAGGTGAATTGGAAACGACCAGCATGCGTGAGACTTCCACTACCAGCACCCGTAGCTCGCCGTCAGATGTTTGCAGTACGCCATTGCGAATACCCTGAGGTGAATCCCGCAGGCTTAAATGCTGAAAGTGGTAGTGATCATTGGTGCCCGTAAACAGCTCGCCATAGCGACTGCTTAAAACTCTTTCCCGCCACTGCGGTGGCAGCTCACTCGCCTTGGTAAAGAGCTGCTGCTGAGCGCTGAGCTGGGGTTGCTCGCCGCGCTGCAGCGAGGTCTCAATACTCTGGGCCTGCTCGTTGACCAAACGACTAATAATGGCATCTTCAACAATGTAGGCGGTGACGACACCTACCGCCAAGAACAGCAGCGAGGACACTAGGGTAAAGGAAACCAACCAGCCGGTAGTATAGCCGCGTAGGCCTTTAGCTTTAAACATTGGCGACCTCTAATCGGTAGCCCAAGCTTTGAACCGTAGCTAACATGGGCGTTGCGAAGGGTTTATCTAATACCTGGCGCAGAGCATAGATATGGGCTTTAAGCGGGTCACTGTTCGGCACTTCATCCGGCCAGATCTCCGCCACCAACTGGGATTTCGAAACCGGCTTGGGATAGGCTCTGGCCAACTGAAGAAGGATACTAAAGCCAATCTTGGTGAACTTTAGCGGTTGGTCCTGACGCGTCACCTCATGGCTGACGGCATCAATACACAGATCGCCCAAACTAAGCTGCTTGGACTGATAGAGTTGTTTGCGTCGGAGTAAAGCTTGGCAGCGCAGTGGAAGCTCGCGCAGGTCATAGGGTTTCACCAAATAGTCATCAGCGCCGTGGTTAAAGCCCTGGGCCTTATCCTCAAAACTATTCCGCGCTGTCACCATGAGAATGGCAGGCTCAACCCTGGCATTAGCTTTGATCTGCGCACAGAGATCTACGCCGTCGCCATCGGGGAGGTTGAGATCCAAGAGGATGACATCGAAGCTATCGGCCACTGCTAACTCGTAGCCCTGACTAGCATTACGGGCGAAATCGACCTCCCAGCCCAACCCCGTTAGGAACTCGATAACCTGGGTAGCAATTTCAATATTGTCTTCAACCAATAGGATTTTCATAGCCACTCTTTACACACAACTTCATCAGGGCAGATTTAGTTGTACCATGCGGGGAGTAAAATCCAAGTCAATTCTTGCCACGAGTCGAAAAATGATGGGTGTGTAACGAGTGGTATGAATCCAGTGGCGCTATCAACACAGGGCAAGTTAAGCTAATCAAGTAAGAGGTTTACTGAGCCGTTCGGTCATTTTTTGGACTTTCAATCATGCCGAGTCTCAGCAAATTCTACCTAATTATTAAGGCAGAAGACGTTGATCTGATATAAGCTGCACCCAGAAATAGATTCAGGAGTTAGTTCATGCAAGTAATATTTTCTCACGGTAAAGAAAGCGGCCCTTGGGGCTCGAAGATTAAGGCTTTGGCCGAGATTGCCAAAACAGCTGGCCATGACGTTGAGTCCATTGACTACTCTCACACCCAAGACGCCGATGAACGCGCCGCTATCCTCGGCAGATACTTGCCTACCGTAGACGATAATGTGCTGTTAGTCGGCTCTAGCATGGGCGGTTACGTATCCATCCGTAATGCGAACGTTCCTAAGGTAAAGGGACTATTCCTTCTCGCACCGGCATTGTATATCCCCGGCTATGAGCTTCAGGAGTACTTCTACCCACACAACATTGATATTGTGCATGGCTGGTCCGATGAAGTTATTCCCTATCAGAACTCCATGAAATACGCCGCGGGTAATAATGTAAACCTCCACTTGATTGAAGGCGATCACCGTTTAAACAGCTCGCTAGATACCGTTTCTAGGTTGTTTGAAGCCTTCCTAGCGCAGTGGGGCTAATCGACAACATTGGTGGGTTTTTGGTACTAGCAAATGCTTTTAACCCACCTAACTGGCCACTACAGATTTCAAACCTAAATATTTAACAAATGGTTCGAAATCTCGGTCAGTAAAGAGTAATGGAATACCCTCGTTTATACAGTAGGACGCGATGACGATGTCATTCGTCTTGCGTACCGTAATACCTTTAGTCCGAAGAAAACAGAAATGCTCGGAAGCTCTAAGAGCCTGAGGCGTACCCAGCATTTCATGTTGCTCGAGAAGTAATAGGTTAGCTTTTGCCAATTTATAGTCGTAGCTCTTTCGAAAACCCTGGAGTATCTCCACTAGTATTAAGTCTCCCATCACCACCACATCGTCGTTCAGAGCCTCATCGAGCCTCTCAGTTTCTAGAGAGTGAATACCATTGAGATAATCAATCCAGACACTGGAATCTGCCAGTATCATGTGGCCCCGCGCATCTCATCGAGGTTACCCTCCCAGGTTAACTTTCCTCTAAGCTTACGAATGCTCTGTTGCTTTCGCTGTTGAACAATTAGTTTCAGCGCTTCTTCGACAACTTCTCGCTTAGTGCGCAGACCAGTGGCCTGCAGAGCGCTCAGCATTAAATCATCGTCAATCACTATGTTGGTACGCATATAACCATCTCAATGATACACATAAATTAAATAATCATACACATTATAGGTGCTAATTTAATTCTCAGCAACGCCCTATTTGAGGGATAATCTCTTCTTAATTGAATGCCCAACAATATCGTGTTGCTGCCGTGTTAAGTCGCGTCTCGCCAGTCTCTTCTCCGTGGGCTAAAATGCCCTCACAGGCTGGGCCCAGATGGCACCGGCAACCAAAGCACCTACTGTCAGTGAGGACCATGCCCCTAGATACCCAACGGTTGGATAAATTCCTCAGCCAACAGCTTTCCCTCAACCAGCATGATGTGCGGCTATTACTGGCGCGCAACCTGGTGCAGGTTGATGGGCAAGTAGTCAGCCAACGCGCGCTGCGTATTAATCGCTTCTCCCGTATTGAGGTGGAGGGTACGGTGTTGCAGGCAAATATCCCTTACTACTACATGCTCAACAAGCCCGATGGCGTGGTGTCCGCCACCGTTGATGCACAACACCCTACCGCCTTGGATCTACTCACCGTACCCCACAAGGCTGAACTGCATATTGCCGGGCGCTTGGACCTTCACTCCACTGGGTTGCTCCTCTTTACCAATGACAGCCGATGGTCCGAAGCCCTGGCGCATCCCAACAATAAGATAGCTAAACACTACCGCGTGGGTGTCGCCAAGCCACTGGATGAAGGGTATGTTCAAGCCTTTGCCGAGGGCATGCACTTCCCCTTTGAGGACGTCGTCACGCAACCCGCCAAGTTGCAAATAGTGTCCGAATACCAGGCGGACGTGTGGCTAAAGGAAGGAAAGTATCATCAGATAAAGCGGATGTTTGGGCGGTTTCGCAACCCAGTAACGGCTCTGCACCGATTGAGTATTGGTGAGATTGTGTTGGACGCCGAGCTGGCGCCTGGGCAGTCGCGAGCGTTAACCCAGGACGAGGTTAACAGTGTGCGTAGGATAGGGTAGCAACCACTCGTCACTACCCTGCACCCTTTAGCAGCTCAACCACGAAAAAGGCCAAGCCGCTGCACCACTAAACCTTAGAAACCTAACGGAATCCCAAAGGCGAAGAAGACAACTAGCAAGGTGGTCCAGACAATCATAAAGGCCACTGAGTAAGGCACCATCATAAAGATCATGTCACCGAAGCTTAGGTCTGGCTTGTACTTACGCATAAAGGCCAAGATAACACCCGCGTAGGCCATCATTGGCGTGATGATGTTGGTGGATGAATCCGCCACTCGGTATGCCGCCGCAACCAGATCTGGCGTCATCTCTGGGTTTACCGCGTAGAGCATTGGGATGAAAATAGGCCCCAATAGCATCCATTTGGAGGTTAGGCCGCCCACGAATAGGTTGATCAGCGCCGTAGTAATCACGAAACCAATAATCAGCAGAATAGGGAATTCTTGCAGGCCAAGCATTTGCAGGAAGGTCGCTCCCAGATAAGTCACGTAAGTGCCCAAACCAGAATGCGCCAATAGCCCTAGGAAGTTGTAACAGAAGAAGGTGAGTACCAGAATGTAGCCCATGGTGTTCATCTGTCCCACCATGGCTTGCACCACATCCATCATGGAGCTGAACTTCTTCGCAGCGAAACCGAATGACACACCCACAATGATAAACACCATGGCGATGAGCAGGATCACGTTGTTCAGATAAGGCGATACCGTTCGGCCCGTTTCATCGGTGAACGTAGCCAATGGCCCCAGCGCCAAAAACGCCACCAGCCCTAGCGCCACAACCAACCCTAACAGCGCTGCTTTAAGACCACGGCTCTCCTCCGCAGTGGTTTCAAAGTCAGAAATGCTAATGTCTTCGGGAACTTGGTAATCCATCTTCTCTAGACGAGGCGCTACGAAGCGATTGGTCACCCAGGCGCCCAAGCCTGCTAAGAGGAAGGTAGAAGCAAAGATGAAGTAGTAGTGCATGGTCGCCGGCGTTAGCGGTGTGCCATCGGCACGCTCAAACGGGACGCCCTGCGCTTCAGCAAACACTTGAGCGTTCATACCAATAATCACATCCACGGGTGTGGCGGGAATGAGGTTAGCGCTAAAACCCGCTGACACACCGGCGAAGGCCGCTGCCATACCAATAAGCGGGTTCTTACCCAAGCCTGCGTACAGTAAACCGGCTAGCGGAATAAGTACCAGGTAGCCTGCGTCGGTGGCAATAGAGCTCATGATGCCAAGGAAGACAATAGCCGGCGCTAGAAAACGGTCGGGAAGTTTAGTGCCCAACTTCTTGATGATAGCGGTGAGAAGGCCAGAGCTTTCCGCCACACCCACACCCAACATAACAATAAGAATCACGCCCAACACGCCGTTACCAAATGCCAACCAGTTACTCACCAAGGCATTGTCGAACAACCAACGGACGTTTTCAGTTTCCGTCATGTCCTTAATCACGTGCGACGTAAAGCCGCCGCCAGCGTTTGGCGTCTCAAAACTTAAACCGCCCACTATGGCGGTGAGTACTAGGCAGAATGCCAATAGGAACATGAAGATGATGACTGGATCAGGAATTTTCTTCCCCACCCGTTCAATGAACGAGACCTTTTCGTTCACTTCCGCTATGTCGGTCATTTTTTAGATTCTCCTAAGGTATTTTCGCGCTGAATCATGTTGGCGGGCCACAGGCTTGGATAGCCCGTTGTTATCGTTATTCGCCGATCAGCAGGAAATTGGTAATCATTATTGTGTTTTTATTTTTTCGTAGACTGAATTTTGCACTCTGCGGCCGTTTTTTGAAAGGGTTTGTTACTCAAAGGTCATTCAAGCGGAGCGAGATTGACTCTCCCGATAGGCTTTCGGGGTAAAACCCGTAAGCTCCTTAAATGCCCTATTGAAGGGGCCGATGGAGTTATAGCCACAATCAAAGGCAATGGTCGAAATACTTTGATGAGCATGATTGGGAGCTACCATCGCGATGGTTAAACTACCACAACCCCCTATTGACTGAACGTAAATAACATCCTACCATCTAGATTCACAGTAAAGGACCTCAATGTGAAATTCTTCCAACAGCCATGGCTTCGAAAGATCGTAATGGTAACGCTACTTATCGTGGCGAACCTGTTAGTGCCTGCTTTAGAAGAATCCGAATCCTATAATTTTGTTGCGAGTAAAGTTGAGGCCAGTAGCGAGAGTAGCCTCTTCAGTGCAGCGCAACGCGATTGCTGCGCGGGAGAATTCAGTCAAAGTGCCGGCTCATCGAGCTACAGTTGCGATAATTGCCAACACTGCCAAAGCGGCCACAGTGATTATCAAGTGGCATCAACCCCCAGTCCCACGGAATTTGCTCGCCCAAATATAGAATTTGATTACCTGTTAGTCTCCCAGACGCCTCGCCAATTACTTCGTCCACCCATAGCCTAAATTCCACCGATTGTATTTCGCCATCAGTTCGTTGGCGTGTGTGACATAATTTTTTTAGGCATCAAATTATCATGAATAGATTCTCTTTGTTACGGCTGTCGCAGTGCGGTCGATCAAGCGCAGTGCTGTGCTATGGCCTGCTGATACTTGGGTTCATTACCCTAGTAATCTCTACGCCCGCTAGGGCAAACATACTCAACCTAGAGCAGGTTGCACAACGCATAATCCAGAATAACCCCGACCTCGTTCGCTACCACTGGCGCCAAGAGGCTATTTTGGCCCAGCGTGATACCGCCGCGCTATCCCAACCTCTATCGGTGACAGTCGGTGCCGATAACGTGCTGGGTACCGGAGATTACAACAGTTTTGATAACGCAGAGCTTATGGTCTCTCTATCATCCGTTATCGAGCTAGGGGATAAACCCAGCTTACGCGTGGCTGAAGTCGATCAGCGCCTAGCCGCCGGCGAAGCTCAACAACAGGCTCACCTCTATGATGTACTGGGCCAAGCTACTCAAGTGTATATCGCCCTGTTAACGCAGCAGCAACAAGCAGAGTTACTCGAGCAGCAAATTGCCTTCTTCCGACTCAATATTGAGCGTACCCAGGAACGAGTTAATCGCGGTGTAGCACCTCAAGCAGATTGGTTACGCGCCAAGTCCGAATTAGCTCAGCGCCAACTGGAACTCACTGAGCTACAAGCCCGCTACAAAAGCACACAGCTAAGCCTTACTGCGCTTTGGGGTAGCTCAGAAATTGACTTCAGCTCTGTTGCTGGGGACTTGTATCATTTTCGCGCCATGGAACCGTTTGAAACATTGTTTAAGCGCACCGAGCAATCACCCTATATTGAGGCGCTCAGCGCTCAGGTTCGATTACAGCAGGCGCAAACGGCGCTAGCAAGCGCACAGGCATCAAGCGACCTACGCTGGCGCGCGGGAATTACTCAACACCTAGAGACTGACGACACCTCGATGGGCTTTTCGATGTCGATTCCGCTCTTTTCCGCTGATCGTAACCGAAGTGTGAATGCTACTCAGCAGGCGTTTGAAACCGAAGCTCTCAGTGCGCGGCAGAGTGCGTTGATTTCCCTCCGTGCTGAGTTACTCACCGCCTACCAGTTAAGGGAGTATTACTACGTTGCTACGCAGGCATTGCAGCAAACCATCGTCCCACTGCGACGCGAAACATTGGCAGCAACCCGCATTGCCTATGAAAGCGGGCACTACAGCTACAGCGATTGGCTAAAAGCCGAACAGGACTTATTTAGCGCGCAAGCTGCTTTAATTCAGGCAGCTAGTGGCGTACTGCAACAGCACTCAAAAACCGAACAATTATCCGGGCAGGCGCTTTACGCCGCTAATAGCTCGCTAACTACCGAGCACCCGCAGGGAGAAGCTACCCATGACTAAACTATCTTTCATCGGCCTATTTACGAATGTCACCGCTGTTGCATTACTCACCGTTGCCGCCAACAGCATTGCCAGCAATGATCTCCGCCATGACGAGCATGGTACTGACGAACATGGCCAAGATGAACATGGAGCCAAGATTCATTTAAGCGATGAGATGCTTGCTCTTAATGGCGTAACTCTTGAGCTTGTGAGCGGAGGAGCTATTCGCACTGAAGCACGTGCCTACGGGCGCTTGAACACGCCTTCATCACAACGTGCAGAGCTTAAAGCACGCTATTCTGGTGTGATACTCAGCGTAAGTGTGGCGCGTGGTCAAAAGGTAAGCAAAGGCGATACGCTTGCCATGATTGAAGCAAATACCACGTTGCGCTCGTATGCGCTAACCGCTCCGTTTGACGGTGTTGTTCAAGAGTTCGACATGAGCGTGGGCGAAGTGGCAACAACTCAGGTGTTAGTCACCCTCGTGAATACCCATCAATTGGTGGCTGAGCTTGAACTTTTCCACAGTCAGCGCGAAGGTGTAGAAGTGGGCATGGACGTTGATCTATTCGACGGTGACCACCATTACCCAAGTACCATCGAACAAATCCTGCCCACGAATATTGATACACCACACATCACCGCGCTCGCACCATTCAACAACCATGACGAACACCACTCGCCTGGTGATTTGGTGAAGGCGACCATCGCGATTAGTAAAACATCGGTAGCAGTTCGCGTAGCCAGTCGAGCTATTCAAACTCATGACGGTGGGCCGGTAGTCTTCGTGAAAACGGGTGACAGGTTCGAGCCACGCCCGATTGTGACGGGGCTAAGTGACTCACAATACACCGAAGTAGTATCTGGATTAGCCATCAACGAGCAGTATGTGGTTAACAATAGCTACCTGTTTAAGGCCGAAGCCGAGAAATCGGGCGCCGAGCACGTTCACTAAGGGAGCCACTATGATTAATTCACTCATTCGCGCCGCTATCTCGCAGCGCGCGCTAATTATGGGCCTATCACTCCTCAGTATTGCGTTGGGCGTATGGGGCTATCAGCGACTGGCGATTGATGCAGTGCCCGACATCACCAACGTGCAGATTCAGATCAACACCGAGGCGCCGGGCTACTCACCGCTGGAAACTGAACAACAAATTACCTTCCCCATTGAGACGGCGCTTTACGGCCTACCCAATTTGGAGTACACCCGTTCACTATCGCGCTATGGGCTGTCGCAGGTTACCGTTATCTTTAAGGACGGTACCAACATTTACGACGCCCGAAACCTCGTTGATCAGAAACTTGGTAGCATTAAGAGCGCCATTCCCGCAGGGCTGGAACCGCAGATGGGTCCTATAGCGACGGGCCTTGGCGAAATCTTCATGTATGTAGTCGAAGCCAATGAAGGCGCCTTGGACAAGAACCTTCAGCCCTACAATTCAATGGCGTTGAGGGAAATTCAAGACTGGATTATTCGCCCGCAATTGGCACAAGTCCCCGGTGTAGTTGAAGTTAACACCCTAGGTGGTTTCGATAAGCAATATCAAATCAGCCCCAATCCGCAGCGCATGCTAGAACATGGTGTGTCGTTGGCAGACTTGACCGATGCGGTACGCGATAACAACAGCAACCGTGGCGCGGGCTTTGTGGAGCATAATGGCCAACAGTTGTTGGTTCGCTCTCCTGGTCAGTTAAATGATATCGCAGCAATCGGTTCGATTAACGTGTCTACCCATGACAGCATTCCACTGCAAATTGACGACATCGCATCAGTCCACATTGGCGAAGAGTTACGTTCGGGTGCTGCCACGACGAACGGCACTGAAACAGTAATGGGCATTGTCCTGATGTTACTGAACGAAAACGCAAAGCAGGTAGCGAGCGACCTCAGTGACCGCGTTGCGGATATTCAGACTTCACTCCCGAATGGCGTGTCCATAAAAGTAGTGTACAACCGCACCGAGCTTGTAGAGCAAACCATTAGTACTGTTCAGCACAATCTGATGTTAGGCGCCCTGCTGGTGATCGCCGTGTTGTTCACCTTGCTCGGTAATTTACGTGCGGCACTGATTACCGCCGCCGTGATTCCTCTCTCGATGTTAGCCACCCTGTTCGGCATGGTTGAAATGGGGATTTCCGCTAACCTCATGAGCTTGGGCGCGTTGGACTTTGGTCTGATTGTGGACGGAGCCGTGATTATTGTGGAGAACTGTGTCCGGCGTTTATCTCAGTCGAATCAGGCGCTTGCAGCCAATACCCGACTGCCCCTCAACGAACGACTAAAGGTGGTCTACGAAGCGACCACCGAAGTAATTCATCCGGCGCTATTCGGCGTGGTGATTATCACCGTGGTGTATATCCCGATTTTTGCCCTTGATGGGGTTGAAGGGAAGATGTTCCACCCTATGGCCATCACGGTAATTCTGGCGCTGATTGCCGCCATTATTTTGTCGGTCACCTTCGTTCCCGCCGCTGTTGCACTCTTTATGGGAAATAGAGTCGTTGATAAAGAATACTCCACTTATTCCCGTTTTAA
The uncultured Umboniibacter sp. DNA segment above includes these coding regions:
- a CDS encoding CusA/CzcA family heavy metal efflux RND transporter — encoded protein: MINSLIRAAISQRALIMGLSLLSIALGVWGYQRLAIDAVPDITNVQIQINTEAPGYSPLETEQQITFPIETALYGLPNLEYTRSLSRYGLSQVTVIFKDGTNIYDARNLVDQKLGSIKSAIPAGLEPQMGPIATGLGEIFMYVVEANEGALDKNLQPYNSMALREIQDWIIRPQLAQVPGVVEVNTLGGFDKQYQISPNPQRMLEHGVSLADLTDAVRDNNSNRGAGFVEHNGQQLLVRSPGQLNDIAAIGSINVSTHDSIPLQIDDIASVHIGEELRSGAATTNGTETVMGIVLMLLNENAKQVASDLSDRVADIQTSLPNGVSIKVVYNRTELVEQTISTVQHNLMLGALLVIAVLFTLLGNLRAALITAAVIPLSMLATLFGMVEMGISANLMSLGALDFGLIVDGAVIIVENCVRRLSQSNQALAANTRLPLNERLKVVYEATTEVIHPALFGVVIITVVYIPIFALDGVEGKMFHPMAITVILALIAAIILSVTFVPAAVALFMGNRVVDKEYSTYSRFKAGYHALLGWVLKGRILIVSLASAAVVAAVMLASTLGSEFVPQLDEGDITMHAMRIPGTSLSQSIAMQQLLERELLKVPEVERVFTRIGTADVATDPMPPNVTDTFLRLKPREQWPNPELPKAQLISHIETVAAGVPGNNYEFTQPIQMRFNELISGVRSDIGIKVFGDDLEQLLATANDIEAQLAATAGATDIRVEAVTGLPLLSINPKRSQLARYGLSVNDLQDFVAATIGGQVVGQVFEGDRRFDLVIRLSDEVRLQLDQLGMLPLTRPDGGYVPLQEVATLEITSTPAQISRENGKRRIVITANVRDRDLGSFVAEARDNISTNVDIPAGYWLNYDGTFQQLESATTRLAWVVPLTLAIIFAILMLAFNSTRTALVIFSGIPLALTGGILALWLRDIPLSISAGVGFIALSGVAVLNGLVMVSFIRTLQQQGMSIDAAIIEGAATRLRPVLMTALVASLGFIPMALNTDIGAEVQRPLATVVIGGIISSTLLTLVVLPALYRLFNLRKPAI